The window aTAGTTGGTGGTAGTTAAACCTGATTCATTAATATGTTTActaattaatatcttttttcttgttttgtgtTCTTCAATAATACTTTTCCAATGCatgtcaaatttaaaaaacaacattgattttgtaaaaactACTTTACATGTGTGTGCATAAAATAGCCTAGCCTTTTAAATGATATCTAGGAAAgacaaatttgtaaataaactaggtagttttttttttataactggCTAGATTCAATTCTACAAGTTGActatgaaataaaagaaatggaagtaaataaacttttcttaaaaacaattaataatcaataacgGTACAAAaacgataaaaaaataattttagattctattgatgacattgataaaaatttactGTGTCAagtatgaaattttgctatatttataaataatattaatattttttttttttgtcgtttatcatattttttcatttaccatattatgaaaaaaaaatttggaattcaaaaacaaatccaTCTGACACTGACGTtggtaaaaaaagagaagttaaattaacaaattaaaaataataaagaaacatttcaaactaataaaattatctaagtctattgatttttcaaacaacttttcCATGTAGTGGTGATTTAAAAGAGGATATAGGTTGGTAGTTATTGTCACACAATATAATGTATTTCTAACACACGAATATGCCCATTTAATTGTAAGGTAAAAGAATTAGTTTAAACTAGCCATGtaactctttaatttcaagtttaagTCTACTAgttcttaaaaattttgaatatgttaaTGATTTATATTGGACAGAAATTCAAATCAACCACGAGTATATAGGTAACCACCTACATAGGATAATAAATGTACAAAACATTCCAAATGTTGTAAGGTCAAGTTAGTCAATCGTAAGATTAATTGATATGTCATGATCTGATTTAACAATTAcgaatattgaaaaaaattaaatattatagtcACCAACTTAAAAGTTTTAAGattaaaacttgaaatttgacaaaaaaaaaaaaaaaaaaaacaagaaaaaaaaaaaacaaaaaacaaaaaacaaacatgaatatagataataacattaatcacaatatacatataaacaAATGGTAAAGGACCAATCCATGGTGAAAGAGAAGAGGGATTAGATACTGAGGAACCAATAGACCAAAGTGTCCAActcaatatttgattttaaaagatggAAGAATAAAGGCATTGGATTCCATTCCACACCTTCAAAAGAAGCTCTCTCTAACAAATTAAGAATCACTTCATCCTTTTATCCTCACCTTCCCCTTCCCCTCCCCCCTACCTTTTAGAATAGCATATGATAATGGCATAAAgctacaaaaataaagaatgaatgttgtttttaaaatcaaataaactataCTTAAAACTCACTAAGTAATCATTACAATCTTTCTGTCacaacaaacttcaaacaatCATCACATGATGCACTTtactattttactatttaaatctCCACTATTTTCACGTAACAACCTCCTATAGAGTAACTCAAGTAGAaatgtgataaatttattaggacttataagaaatttgaactaagttgctttaaagtttataattgAATCGACCAGCCAACCGTTCGTTCAGTCTTGGTAATTCACCACACACGTCTTAAAACTCAAGACATAAGAAATCGTTGTTTTCATCTCGAAACCAACTATATCGATAGCACCTTTCGTTATACTAACTAAACTCGATATATGTTTTGATCAGGTTAATCTACTTACTTTATTGTCAAACTCAAACTCAAGaacaaaactttttgttttcttctttgatttttaagTTACACCAATAATCTAACCAAAACTTGACGAAcaattttgattagtttaagtaattttttttgtactttttcaTGCATCGTATCGTAGGATATTAAATTCTATATAGGTggcttaatttttaaactcCTTTCCTTCCTGTGCCAACCCAAGGGCACATTAAATTCTATTAGTTTAAGTAAGTTTTTACAGTTTTTACTTTAATACTATGGAAAATTATCATATCCAAAAGAATCCAATAGCACATTTGATTAATTAGTGTGTTTGGTGCAAAGGTGTTTCTAAAACGTTTACTAAgactttttaaaattccaaaattaaagtaaataaaagcATTTAATAAGTGTATGTTCtattcatttaaaaagttaacCCCTAAACATTCTTTTGACTCCCCAACATGTGCCCAAACTATATTCAATCTAGTAAAGAAAATTCACATAAAAATATAGGAATTAAAACATGATATATAGAAATAATAGTTGAGTCATAGTGAAggtggaaaaaaagaagagtaaagAGAACAGAAATGGCTTATCTAGAAGAACGACTGCTGCACGACAACCCTTCCTGTGAATGCCATTATGTGGGGGCAATTTAATCCACCTGTTTTCATTGgattcttttcatcttccaCTACTCTCAGTTGCCCAATGTTTTATGCCACAGAACCATCACGGGAAGTTTTTCATCCTCAGTTGAATAGTAAACCTGCCAACACCATCATAACCTAGAATTCGTTAATATAACCATCATAAAACTGCTTACGACTAAATCACTTTTCAAGTGCTTAGATcgaaaatgaaatgtttttcCCTTTGCTCTAGGTGATCGATAAGCACGAGAACAAATACGATAGGGCACAATACACTGATtactaaaatattagaataggaatatatgtaaatttaagGTAAAATACTAAATGTTCTCCAtcaaaaaacatataaaacataattttatatatatatatataaataatgtcaACTatgaagttaattaattattttagttcgTATGagtacaaaacaaaatacattATCCAACATCTAGAATGACAAAATTctcaatagaaaaaatgaaagcaaatAGAAGACAAATTTCCgtacaaaaagtaaaaactaaaaactaaaggCTAATAAAACTCTCCTCTCATTTCTAGATCATTAGTGGAATAAATGTATGTTACAAGAGATAAAGTTTagtttgtaaaaaagaaaaggttaaaatttaCGTGGTTtgcatgaaattaaaatttaatgcgTGAATCTTTCAAAGctataacttttcaaatttaaatccaAACTCTTAACCATTATGCTACGAAACCGTTGGGTTTTAAAAGCTATAACTTAGTCTATGTGATTTAATAAATCCTTATTAAATAGTTCCTATGGTTCGATAAACTCAACAcctatatgaaatttatagggactatttaggaaaattttatcaacacAATAGACATAAGCCCAAGTATAAAGGAACCTGGAACCTCCCTTGTGAGTGTACTCACCCATGCCCTAGATTATTCCACAAAATAACCTCCCCTTGCTTACCCACCCTCCTATTTATTACGACATTTAGTAATGACTATTAGTTACCCACTCTTTAACTAATAACCGTTATACCCTTAATCTCAAACTAATCATCTACTACCTAACATTACTTTGGAgtaaaaattcttttacaattttgaatgaaatttgggAATCAAAACAGGTGCGGAAATGACCTAAAACAGTGTGGGGTTCAAGTCTTAATTGACATATtcaattatgaatttaattgatttctaCTCcaataatagtttttaaacaattatggAAGTTCACGAATAATATTACACGTTTCAAAAGAACaaggatatttttaaaacaatggaCAAAGTTCAAGATTATTAATTGCAATTTACCCCTAGAAAATCTATTGGTTTCGACTTTAAAGGCACAGCTATATTTTCATAGAACGAAAccaatgaaatgaaatgggTGGGGGCCTTCCAACATACTATGCCCTACCCATCAGATgcacaacaaaattaaacaagggCAGATTTCAGACAtcacaacaaaaagaaataacatcTAGCCAtcataaaaaggaaagtaaaTTAAGGGTACTCACAGACTCTGGACCAAACCTGCACAAGTCATATCAAAGTGATGGGACAAATAAACGGTTAGTATGAATATCATTATAAGAAATGTATGCAATGAACATACTGAAAACCTTGGTTTCTTATATgtgtttgattcttttggCTTCGCCCTTCCAAATGGGAAGGACAGTTTCTAAAGAATCAAACGGTCACGTAAAGCAATTCAATTGAGAAACAAGAAGTTGAAAACAACATTCTGTTTATTGATCTGGGGAATTTATGCTACGCAAATTACAGAACATGGTTTCAGAAACTTGTCTGTGGGTCCTAAATCCATAGAAAACCTGACTGATTATTAAAATATGGTACTTCGCCAGCATCATAATTACTGGGTGCAACagaaaaatgtcaacaaaaaaaaaaattcagagGCAAATTTAATACCTAGGTTGTTCTAAGAACAGACAATTCCAATTTTGAACTAGCCAGGCTAAGAAAAGATTAAGGATAAGGACAAGCATTGAGAgtataagaaaattgaagtgaTTCGGCTCTTATTGAGTCTACCAGAACCAATATCATTGATTCAGAGAATAGAAGTTTTGAATATAGGCTCTCCTTTAGTCCACTGTCTATCTATCACCTAGGATACAAATAAGTTatacttataaaaaatatctattaaatttgtgtttCAAAAGTATCCtatccttttaaaaattgtcataTTACCATTGACCTTTCATATCTGTGTCAAAACTACCCTTCAAGCATTTACCATTTACCATTTCAGACAAAATTAGGATCTAAAACAATGTGGtgatccaaattttcattttatgtcAGCAGAGACTCACCACCACATTAATCCGCAGCTCTGAATTTCCGTCCAAAATTCTAACGTTTATGAAAGGTCAAGGATAATGGTGTAATTTTTAAGTACAGAGGTGTTTTTTAGACAAAACACAACTTTTGAGATAAGTAAACAAAGCTTTTTAACAGTTAGACATGTGGGAATGACAAACCGATACACCGGGGTGTCAATTTTTACAGAAATAATCAAAGATTTCAAAGTGCATTCTCATTCCTACAAACTTAATAAACATAACATACACCATAATTCATACTTCCATTTGATGAAATGTATTTATTGGAAACTAACAGAGCTTAGTTGCCCCCTGTTAATTACAATATCCAACAAGATAATTTGAGTAAGTGACCCGTTGAGTAAGGTTTCGGAAGTAAGAATAACATCCATATCTGTTGTCCAACACTGAGGACAGATTCATAGACCATAACAAACCCTGAAAGTAACAAACTCTGTTAACGAATATGGATTGAATATCAAAATCAGATTTTTCAACTGTTCATGAACGTATCCACATAAACTTACATTGACActcctattttttttccttatataTGTCTAATTGTCTAGGCTAGTTTGCATGTACTTCCACTATGTAAGAACAATTATTTGCCACCACTACATTTGATCGTCATGGATATTCTTAAGATATTAAGTCTTAAGTAGATTGTAACCAACCATGGCCTGGACACTTGTGGACACTCCcaattattttccaaaaataaaacaaccaTTCAAGTCATAGAAGCATATGGATTCACTCTTCAAGTACCTTCTTACCTTGCCACGCAGAAGCTAGGAGATGGAATAAATAACATCACTAACACATAGCATAGTGACTTGTCTAAATCCTAAGAACATCTCATGAAAGGGTGACTTGACTGCCTGCCATCCTAGctaagaaggaaaaatattctaaaatagaaTGATGCTACCTGAGGTATAGTGCCACACTTGAGTTCTAAGACCTTTTAGGCATTGTTAAGTGACTAAATCTTGAACAGCTGTGCATAGGTTGAGTACCGGAGATTTAGATTTTACATTCACCAAAAAGAGAAGTTACAATTTTGTTGTGCATACTGCACTTGCagtacaaagaaaagaagaaagacagCAATATCTACTGATATTTTCACTTATTTGATGATGACAAGTGAGATCAGTACATAGCCCCTTAAATATACAATCAATGAGGTTACAAGTAgtagaatataaaaattctATACGAACAGAACATGCATATATCTATTATCTGCAATCCATAAGGGAGCAAGACATTATTGGGTATTTGACTAAACTTAACAAGAAGATCTTTGAATGTAATCAAGAACTGCATAAAGCAAGATCAGAAACCGGCTCAAATATATGGCAGAAACTAAACAGTTTCAGTGcaaaaaaaaggtaaagtCTACTAATGGTGGCTAGCCTATAGCAGCTTGAATAATGGATATCCATGAGAAGCTACAAAAGAAGTTCAAAAATTGGATGATCTCGCCTTCTATATGTTGTTTATATGTTCAAGAGGAGGAATCCATTGATCATTTGCTTCTGCATTGTCCTTTTGCAGTTAAAAGACTGGTTGGCAATTCTTACAACATTAGAGGTGGTTTTTTGTTTACCTGAGAAGATTGATGATTGGCCTATGGAGGTGCTCCATGGTAGGTTTTTCGGTGGCAAGGAAAAAGTCGTTGGAAAATGTGCTACAAAACACCTCCTGTGGGATTTTTGGCGGAAAAGGATTAGCCGGTGTTTGAAAATAAGTCTTTTTCTTGTGGTTCTTTCTGAGTTTTACTCCAACACAATGCCTCTTGATGGTCTACAAATcatacaaatttcttttgtagtTACGGCTTTTCTTGGTTGGTTTTGTGGGGAGAGGCAATCCCTACCCATTGCCCTTCGATTTTTATTGGGTTCTGTTGAGGTATATACGCTTTCATTcctaataaaagaaataataacaataacagaATGGAAATAAGCAGTTTGCAGCACCAAAAATCACAATACTAACTAACCTTCACCGTTCAGCCTTAAAACTTTAAACGAATTTATACTTGAACAAAAGAGAAGTAGAGAGTAGTAGACCATGAAATACTCcattctcatttctttttctttaacaacATATGGTATCTGAACATTTATGTTCAAGAGATACCAAGTTCTCAAGTTTTGAATTACACGACACGGAGAGCAAAATATCAAACTGATACCGAGTCAAATGACATATCacataataaaaagagaaaatcaagCAATACATTCACAAGAAAGCTCCTAATCCAAAGAGTATAGTATACACttccatttgaaaatttcttagCTACAAAGCAACATCGTTTTCAATTGATTCCAACTCCAAGTCGCTTTGTAGTTCTGAAGCTTGGAGTTGGAATCTGTATAGTACAGTACAGTATACACTTTCAAGTCTTTCAACAGTTTCAATAAGCCATCACTGATTCCCAACAACATCCCCACCAATCCTTGTTCCCTCTATTCAATCAATCGTTTACAGTATCAAAATAAGAAGCGCATACATAACGACAACAAGGTCGACAGACTGGATTCCCAATGATTTTAAGCACTCTGCTTGTACGTGTAATCGATAATCCATTGGTATCCACAAAGATATTTACAAGTCCGGCGGcaattactaattaaaatatattaactatTTGTCATCTTTAATATTCAAATAGTCGATCTCGATCTACGAGCATCTTTCACTCGAGTAATTTCAGTACCTGGATCGGAGAATAACCACAGAACGATGGCGCAAAAGAGAATGACGAAAGGGATGGAGTGGATGAAAATCTTAGCGAGCTTAAGATGGCGACGTTTCTTCTCGGCAGCGTGAGAGAAGGGACTGAACGTTGGCAGGTAAGGCTCTGATTCCAATCCGGAACTGACACTGGAAGATCTGAAGATTGAGGATAGCGACAAAGACGACGAGGAACATACGAATCTATTATCTGAGACTATGGAGGCACTGGATGATCTCTTCATCTGCTTGGGTTTCGGGTGGCCGGGGAAATGAAGGGGATTGGATGACTTAGAGGTCAAGTTTGAGATATGGCGGAAACTGAGAAGCGATTGGGAATTTGTAGGTAAATTGTCACGCCGTTTAACCCGTTTTGTCTcgtaaaatttagaaagagcTTAGGGTGTTTGGCGGATAATCTCAATACACACATTTGATATGAAAGGattcaaggaaaaaaaatgttgtattttatatgaaaaatacttgctatatatttaagtCTTACTTATTCGATTTAAATGGACAATATACtatattgttaatttatttataaatatattttatgtttaaaaattttgattagcctctaattttatatttattgtatgGTTGGTAGAAAGTTAGAGTTTAAcctatatttgataaaatatcatatgtagtctttattatttaataaccTTACTAAGTAATCACTATTGacgaaataaataaataaattctcGTTACAAAAGAttgattattatataatttataataactggttttctttttaaaaatagaaaaaattaacaaactatttacaacaaaatcactcgaagacaaaatttattatatttgatttttctactcggtataaatattttatcaaatattatattatttttacgatctacattataataaattacataatacatattatattaaaaaataaattgtgtttataacatcatattataatttaaatattttttatatgtatttaatataattatcaaaatttaccttttaaaaaacagtacaatactaaaactatttataaaatataacaaattttaccaAACTTTccctaatttatttataaatatagcaaacaaaataatctaattttataataattttaacatttttttatttttaaaattttataatagtttaatatttgtctatttttaaaaatgcaattttgataatttaagaATGAGATCAAAATGaacattataaaattgaaaacataaaagtaaactaaatttaaaagtattaagataaaaataaccattttaaaaatacactaaaaaaagataaactatGACCAAATTAgtattgaaaataatgttaaaattaataaataaattgcatGGAAGTAGTCattaactaataaataaatgcaaagaaagaaagagagacaAATCGTACATCCTCCTCCACccgtctctctctctcgtcGGACTTTTGGGAGTGTggtctctctctctttgttcTGATCTCCGTCTAATCGGAGATTTTATTGATTCCGTCAGATTTTGAGGTGCGATATTTTCGATCTTCTAGCATCTGTTCCCTCCACATCATCAGATTCGGAGTCAAAGCCACTGTTCTTCATCTTATCGGTCGTTTAATCATCTAGGGTTtgatctctctctccctcttttgcaatttttgtttctaattgcTTGATTCTATACGTTCTGGCTTTCCAGTTGACTGTTAACACATACCATTGTCATCGAAGAACTCAATAGTTCAAAATGCGAATGTGTATGAAGCTGGGAAACATATGATTGTTTCTTCTGCTACTAGAAATGTGATTTTTCATTTcctgtttcaaattttatttattattaatttcagtTTATGATGATAAGAACTCAAGAGTAGTGAGAGCCGTTGTGCACACATCATCCAGCTGAAGTTGTGATTATATGTGAAGAATTTTAAGGAAATCATACAAAACGTTATTactaataaaactttattGATTTCAATAGGCTTTTTATGCTCATGAGAAGATAAAACAGAGGCAATTGAGATGGCTACCTAATTATCATAATAAACAACCACAGGCATGGGCGAAGGTGCATGGACATTAGAAAGTAACTGAGTGAACCAAAAACCAACTCACTGTCATGCCAATTTTCGGTACTTGGCCTCAACAAAAGATTGTGCCACACCACACCTTAGTGGGCTATTCTGTAGATTCCCCTAAAATGACACTAAAGCCAATAATCGAGCAATTGGTATCTGGGAAAGAACCAATCAGCATCTATAGAAGCTCTAAGCTGAAAAGTAGTAGAAACTCATAACAAAATTGGTTGGCCAGGGGAACCCTTCAGTTCATGAAGTAACTGATGTACAACTGTTCAAACGTCCAGATTGAGAGTGCTTAAGAAACTGACTGAGATGATGaactgaaaatgaaatgtttgatTTGACTATATATTGATTGAGGGTCCTTGATAGATATTTAACTCAATAGGTGTCAATCAGAATTAACTGATTAATTACTCAATGTTTAGCTGTGTAGTTTTCAAGGATCTTACTTATGATgacattaaaataattgttgcaGTGTTATAATGAAAACTAGCTTTGTTCTTGTAACCATTCCTTTGATTTTCGTCATACAATGTACACAATGAATAGCATGCAAGCCACAGAGATATGGAGATTGTGGTTTTAAGACTTTTACGGTAGGTCGAACAACATTAACCTTCTGCCGTGGCCCGTGTGTATAGTTCGTATACATGAATAATCTACTTGGATTCTCTCATATTAGCACATAGTAGCCTCTCTTTtctgttattttctttttctatttagttttttattatatttttttagaatgaaagCTTGTTGTAGTTTCTCTTGAAACCTCTTCTATggagaatataaaatatgcataCCACATAACTTCCAAatgtaattaatatgattttatGTAGTATGTTTTACTTTCCACCAGAATGTGCTGACTCCTCTTATGAAAATTTCCATCACAGTTATGACTTTCTTCAATGTACTTATGTGTTGTTCTGACTAGCCAATGCGGTTTATTGGTGCAGGATCAAATTTTCACGCTGTTGTTATAATTCTATTTAGAAAATGACATGggaagaaattttgaaggtAATTTTCCCTTTGCTGGAAGGTGTGGACCTTGCTTCCTGCATGGCAGTGTGCAAGCAGTGGAGAGACATCGCTCAAGATGATTACTTCTGGAAATGCTTGTGTGCCAAGAAGTGGCCTTCAACTTGCAAAACATCCCATCCTCCAACCGATACCTACTATAAACTATATAGAAACTTTTATAAACGCCCCAATAATCGACGGCTTCTTCCCCCTCGACTTTCCTTTGATGATTTAGAGTTTTTTATCGACATTTGGAGTGAAGACAGATTAATCTTCTCAGAAGTTGTTTCAGGTGGAATTTTCCAAAATGGTATGAAGAACCCACCACCTAGTACTGGTAACCTGCTTAGTTATCACCTCGAAGTCCCTGAGTTCAAGATGACACTCACTGTTGAGCCAAGGTTCTCAATTCCAATATCCAACACCGTAAGCGCATCCGTGCTTGTGGGACGCAAGGATTCCAACAAAGTTGCAAGGATAGTGAATAAGTCAGTATTCGATTATATTGATCGAACTTCGTACAGGGCATTGGCTTTTGACTATCTCGATTTTTCACCTTTCCACCCATTTGTCTCCGGAATCCGAGCATGGATCTCATTGCTTTTCATGGACGATGGGGATGATGGTGCAATTGATGTTTTTGGAATAGTAATGGATTTCTGTGATGCAGCAAACACAAAGGATGAGGTACTATGGCTTCTGGACCTCCTTGATTGGAAATGAAGGAGTTGCCAACGGCAACTTTAATTTCCGTTAAACTCATCCTTACTTGTACATAATTTTCCattccatttcatttcatcattaataaatatgaacgAAGTTCCTTATagaagaaaattctatttgtTAATCCGTTGAAAGGAAACTTTGCTCTGCCAcctttaattaaaacattatctttctttttttctgtaccttatttcatttctttcatttgaagTTGTTCATCCTATGAGTTCACTgaaccatttttgtttcttaggTGTGGGTGCAATTTTTGTAATTCTAAGTTTTATATAATgagatttttgaaaaatatgggagaaaaataagaatctAAATTTGGCTTACCTGAGTTCAAGGTAAGTgtaagtattattattaataaagtatcatttttttttaagacaaTGAATATCATTCTTTGTCACCCTAAATAATATCGGTTGTTATCATATTACtattataaattcatttcAAGCTAGACTAGAATACGGTCAAaacttgatttgaaattttgttcttttaatattactattttctttatttaaattgttttagttaGAAACttaaatcaatttcttttttatcttaaaaagtataaaaacaaAGCGAAAATAATGTAACCTTTAAGTTTAAAACGTTCATTtaccttttatattaaataataggttaaaatatgattttggtcTCTACACTTTATAGTTTGTTCAATTACGTGTGaaccacaaaaaaaatcaattaatttcaaagaaaTGACCAAGAACgatgtaaatttattttcatatacatAAAGTATCTTgcatgaaatgaaattgaaatcaagAATTATTTCATACACATAAAGTATCTTgcatgaaatgaaattgaaatcaagAATTAAATTGACAAggattcataaaaaaattagtgattTCAACTCAAAGTTACCTCAAAATCAGATTGGATCAAATctaattacataaaaaattaaagaaaagaaatcatgaAACAAAAGATTAACCTAAGACATCATACATATCCAAGATTATATATGGCTAAACAAAATGGATCTTTGCAATTTTGATACGTTTCCAAAAGATGTTCGagtgaagaaatatataaacagtttttcattctcttccGACAATAATAAGAAATGACTCATTTTCAGTTCAATTCACTTCAATGCTACATACATTCCTCTCTTATTTTAGAGGTGTCTTTTCACCTCTCCACCTATTTGTGTCGGAAACCGACCATGAATCTCATTGCTTTTCATGGAAGATGGAAATGATGGTGCGCTTTTGGAATAGTAATGAATTTCTGCTATACAAAGGACGTGTTATTATGGCTTTTGGACTTGCTTGATTGGAAATGAAGTTGCCAACGTCCAACTCTgtaaaactttaatttctagtaaacttacttaatttttcattccatttcatttcatcaataataaatatgaacaaagttctttttggaaaaaaaaatctattttgaaattgattggAAGTAGGCTCTGCTGCTTTTAAAACCTTGTCATCTTCTTTTCTCTAtacctttttcatttctttcatttgaagTTGTGAGTCCATTCAaccatttttgtaaaaattttgtttcttaagttttatataataaGTAAGAGACAATAATTGTGTATGGCCGGGAACATGATTGGTAATGAGATTGTGAAATGGATAGATTGGGTACAAAATTGATGGTGGGAGAAAAGATTATTGGTGATGAAAGTTTTTGAGAATAATGAAGAAGCTAATTAGATGGgtatgaaattgttaaaaaaatatgggaaaaggaaataacaaaacaaatggatGTGTGAAGATTAAGGAAATGACGTGGAAAAGGACCATAAtgccaaataataataataataaataataaggaacattgatcaaataaaaaatgatttgggAGTTCATTGATCAATTTAACATCTTCcgttacaaattaaatatttataaataagtttcaAAGATATCGaacatctctatttttttatagtcTAACAATCAATACACATCAACCGGCCATACCACAAGATTGGCCGTTGGAGTGGCAAGATTGTCTATTGACAAGATTGTCCGTAAACCGCAAGATTAGCCGTTGGAGTGGCAAGATTGCCTTACCAACGCTACAAAAAAATCTCTCATAACGAAATACCAAACACAAGCAAATAAACAACTAATAGAGCCAACATTAATGGCACATGATTTCATGATTATAAGTTCATTTTATACCGGGCCAGACCAGAATAGGgtcaatttcatttgaaattttattcttttaatattactattttttaaatatgactTCACTTGaatcaattcatttaaaaataataataaaacgtTCATTTATCTTTGTTCTAATTGAGtaagatgataaaaaaa of the Cucumis sativus cultivar 9930 chromosome 3, Cucumber_9930_V3, whole genome shotgun sequence genome contains:
- the LOC101212731 gene encoding uncharacterized protein LOC101212731 isoform X3; protein product: MKRSSSASIVSDNRFVCSSSSLSLSSIFRSSSVSSGLESEPYLPTFSPFSHAAEKKRRHLKLAKIFIHSIPFVILFCAIVLWLFSDPGLLFN
- the LOC101212731 gene encoding uncharacterized protein LOC101212731 isoform X1; this translates as MKRSSSASIVSDNRFVCSSSSLSLSSIFRSSSVSSGLESEPYLPTFSPFSHAAEKKRRHLKLAKIFIHSIPFVILFCAIVLWLFSDPGFVMVYESVLSVGQQIWMLFLLPKPYSTGHLLKLSCWIL
- the LOC101212731 gene encoding uncharacterized protein LOC101212731 isoform X2, whose amino-acid sequence is MKRSSSASIVSDNRFVCSSSSLSLSSIFRSSSVSSGLESEPYLPTFSPFSHAAEKKRRHLKLAKIFIHSIPFVILFCAIVLWLFSDPGMKAYIPQQNPIKIEGQWVGIASPHKTNQEKP
- the LOC101205121 gene encoding F-box protein At5g39250; this translates as MTWEEILKVIFPLLEGVDLASCMAVCKQWRDIAQDDYFWKCLCAKKWPSTCKTSHPPTDTYYKLYRNFYKRPNNRRLLPPRLSFDDLEFFIDIWSEDRLIFSEVVSGGIFQNGMKNPPPSTGNLLSYHLEVPEFKMTLTVEPRFSIPISNTVSASVLVGRKDSNKVARIVNKSVFDYIDRTSYRALAFDYLDFSPFHPFVSGIRAWISLLFMDDGDDGAIDVFGIVMDFCDAANTKDEVLWLLDLLDWK